One window of the Alphaproteobacteria bacterium genome contains the following:
- a CDS encoding FYDLN acid domain-containing protein: MTEATTAKHGDKWTCDKCGTKFYDLKKRGPNAGAMCPECGAEVIKVAKLPPGTARKPKSRSAFSRTRPVPVEKKAEDEESDDTLDDDDDKDSLPEIDDDDDTTIPGEDDDDDGSKTSSDTN; this comes from the coding sequence CGATAAATGGACCTGCGACAAATGCGGGACCAAGTTTTATGACCTCAAGAAACGCGGTCCGAACGCGGGCGCGATGTGCCCGGAATGCGGCGCGGAAGTCATTAAGGTCGCCAAACTGCCCCCTGGGACAGCGCGCAAACCCAAGTCGCGGAGCGCCTTTTCCCGGACCCGCCCGGTACCGGTCGAAAAAAAGGCCGAAGACGAGGAATCGGACGACACATTGGACGACGATGACGACAAGGACAGCCTGCCCGAAATCGACGACGACGATGACACGACGATCCCGGGCGAGGATGACGACGACGACGGGTCCAAAACCTCAAGCGACACGAATTAG
- a CDS encoding methylated-DNA--[protein]-cysteine S-methyltransferase: MTHTPTRDYARIETAIQLLAESDDRLSLDDIAAAVGLSPFHFQRLFKRWAGLSPKRFQQYLTVDHAKALLADSSSVLDAAYGAGLSGPSRLHDLFVACEAMTPGEYKARGADLVIRYGYQPSPFGECLLYLTDRGVCGLGFVVGEGDAPRRAAHADLARNWSRATFVQDDLAVAPMARRIFAPRPADTPLTLVLKGTNFQIRVWEALLAIPPGHTTTYEAIGNRLGLTRHGRAVGNAVAHNAISWVVPCHRVIRKTGLINHYRWGGARKRAMLGWEASRGEIAQARESGRAAV; encoded by the coding sequence ATGACCCACACCCCCACGCGCGACTACGCCCGCATCGAAACCGCGATCCAATTGCTGGCCGAGTCGGATGATCGCCTTTCGCTGGACGACATCGCCGCCGCCGTCGGGCTCAGCCCGTTTCATTTTCAACGCCTGTTCAAACGGTGGGCCGGGCTCAGCCCGAAGCGGTTTCAGCAATACCTGACCGTCGATCATGCCAAGGCGTTGCTTGCGGACTCCTCAAGCGTGCTCGACGCCGCCTATGGCGCCGGGCTGTCCGGCCCCTCCCGGTTGCACGATTTATTTGTTGCTTGCGAGGCTATGACTCCTGGCGAATACAAGGCGCGAGGAGCCGATCTCGTTATCAGGTACGGGTATCAACCCTCACCGTTCGGCGAATGTCTGCTCTATTTGACCGACCGCGGTGTGTGCGGACTGGGTTTCGTCGTTGGCGAGGGCGATGCGCCGCGCCGCGCCGCACACGCGGACCTCGCTCGCAATTGGTCGCGGGCGACCTTTGTGCAGGACGACCTCGCGGTGGCACCGATGGCGCGCCGGATCTTTGCGCCGCGACCGGCCGACACGCCGCTCACGCTCGTGCTGAAGGGAACCAACTTTCAGATCCGGGTGTGGGAGGCACTGCTCGCGATTCCCCCAGGCCACACCACGACGTACGAGGCGATCGGCAACCGGCTCGGGCTAACGCGGCATGGCCGTGCGGTCGGGAACGCCGTGGCCCATAACGCGATCTCGTGGGTGGTGCCGTGCCACCGGGTCATCCGCAAGACCGGTTTGATCAATCACTACCGGTGGGGCGGTGCCCGCAAGCGCGCGATGCTTGGCTGGGAAGCAAGCCGCGGCGAGATCGCGCAAGCGCGGGAAAGCGGCCGCGCCGCCGTCTAG
- a CDS encoding DMT family transporter, protein MLSWFLLFMVALAGFLTPVQASVNAILGRSLGHPISAAVISTGVSFSLLMITAVAIRVPLPTAAGIGTPWWIYVTGGTIGAVFVFFLLFSAPIIGATAMIGAIIAGQLLGSVVLDHYGLLGLPQHDFTPGRAAGIAFLVVGVFLIRKF, encoded by the coding sequence ATGTTGTCGTGGTTTCTATTGTTCATGGTCGCCCTGGCCGGGTTTCTGACGCCGGTACAGGCATCGGTCAACGCGATCCTCGGCCGCTCGCTCGGGCATCCGATATCGGCCGCCGTCATTTCTACTGGCGTCTCATTCAGCTTGTTGATGATCACGGCGGTGGCGATCCGCGTACCGCTGCCGACTGCCGCGGGCATCGGCACGCCGTGGTGGATCTATGTCACCGGCGGCACCATCGGCGCGGTGTTCGTTTTCTTTCTCTTGTTCTCGGCCCCGATTATCGGGGCGACGGCCATGATCGGGGCGATTATCGCCGGCCAGTTGCTAGGCTCAGTGGTCCTCGACCACTACGGCCTGCTCGGGTTGCCGCAGCACGACTTCACCCCGGGTCGCGCTGCTGGGATCGCGTTTCTTGTGGTCGGCGTGTTCTTGATTCGAAAGTTCTAG
- a CDS encoding DUF2244 domain-containing protein, which translates to MTEAPDTPAPPPEVTIPPLFDAVLYPHRSLGRAGFWALMAAVISVSFTAGLFFFLAGSWPVVGFFGLDVLLIYGAFKLSYRAARLMETIALTENELVVRRISPRGKVLSWTFQPFWVRIALDEDAGRESRLVLSSHGRHVALGDFLLHEERVALAKALRGELAKLKNGPLPA; encoded by the coding sequence ATGACTGAAGCGCCCGACACGCCTGCGCCCCCGCCTGAGGTGACGATACCGCCGCTGTTCGATGCGGTGCTGTATCCCCATCGTTCCCTTGGGCGCGCCGGGTTTTGGGCGCTGATGGCGGCGGTGATCTCGGTCAGCTTCACGGCGGGGCTGTTCTTCTTTCTTGCCGGGTCGTGGCCGGTGGTCGGGTTCTTCGGACTCGACGTCCTGTTGATCTATGGCGCCTTCAAACTCAGCTACCGGGCGGCGCGCCTGATGGAAACGATTGCGCTGACCGAGAACGAACTTGTGGTGCGCCGGATCAGTCCGCGCGGCAAGGTCTTGAGTTGGACGTTTCAACCGTTCTGGGTCCGGATCGCGCTCGATGAGGATGCCGGACGCGAGAGCCGCCTCGTGCTGTCCAGCCACGGACGTCACGTTGCGCTCGGCGATTTTCTGCTGCACGAAGAGCGCGTCGCGTTGGCCAAGGCGCTGCGCGGGGAACTCGCTAAACTCAAGAACGGCCCGTTGCCGGCCTGA
- the nth gene encoding endonuclease III — translation MKKAHIDEFFRRLATVNPAPETELIYHNPFTLLVAVVLSAQATDAGVNKATPALFAAADTPEKMVRLGEAKIRDLIKTIGLFNTKAKNVASLSRILVETHGGQVPQTREALEALPGVGRKTANVVLNTAFGHPTIAVDTHIFRVGNRTGLAPGKTPLAVELGLEKAVPAHWKQHAHHWLILHGRYVCKARVPDCPACRVAEFCAYKAKTTAEGVPPKNPRAKAASEKNPAQNKKAPKGKRPPPKGGRGDSAR, via the coding sequence ATGAAAAAGGCCCATATCGACGAATTCTTCCGCCGTCTCGCCACGGTCAACCCGGCGCCCGAAACCGAGCTGATCTATCACAATCCCTTTACCCTACTGGTTGCCGTGGTGCTGTCGGCGCAAGCGACCGATGCCGGCGTGAACAAGGCGACACCGGCGCTGTTCGCGGCGGCCGACACGCCGGAAAAAATGGTGCGCCTGGGCGAAGCGAAGATTCGCGATCTCATCAAGACCATCGGATTGTTCAACACCAAGGCCAAGAACGTTGCCTCATTGAGCCGGATTCTGGTGGAGACCCACGGCGGCCAGGTGCCGCAAACGCGCGAGGCGCTAGAGGCGTTGCCGGGGGTTGGCCGCAAGACTGCTAACGTCGTGTTGAACACCGCCTTCGGCCACCCGACGATCGCAGTCGATACGCACATCTTTCGCGTCGGAAACCGGACCGGACTGGCGCCGGGCAAGACGCCGCTTGCGGTCGAACTCGGGTTGGAAAAGGCGGTGCCCGCCCATTGGAAACAACACGCCCACCACTGGTTGATTCTGCACGGGCGCTATGTGTGCAAGGCGCGCGTGCCGGACTGCCCGGCATGCCGCGTCGCCGAATTTTGCGCCTACAAAGCGAAGACCACCGCCGAGGGAGTCCCGCCGAAGAATCCGCGCGCCAAAGCGGCGTCGGAGAAAAACCCGGCCCAAAATAAAAAAGCGCCGAAGGGAAAGCGCCCGCCGCCCAAGGGTGGCCGGGGTGACTCTGCGCGCTAG
- a CDS encoding EI24 domain-containing protein produces the protein MISAFSKAIAQLPEPAFRAVFLKSFAVTLVVIVLVGVLAGAAIEYIWVTYDLWFSGWVSGAAGSLIFVLAIWLFSPAVATMVITTFFMGEILEAVEREHYPHDRPGKDLPLAQEIYVGIRFLVVLVALNLVMLVPYVFLALIFGIGFLVYFVLNGYLMGREYFEAVAHRYSDIASAKALRRRERGRILMAGIVIAVLFTIPIVNFFAAIIAPVAMIHVFKGLRAG, from the coding sequence ATGATCAGCGCCTTTTCCAAAGCCATTGCCCAACTCCCCGAACCGGCGTTTCGCGCGGTCTTCCTCAAAAGCTTTGCGGTGACGTTGGTTGTCATCGTGTTGGTCGGCGTTCTGGCCGGCGCGGCCATCGAATATATCTGGGTGACCTATGACCTGTGGTTCTCGGGTTGGGTCTCCGGCGCCGCGGGATCGCTGATCTTCGTCCTCGCCATCTGGCTGTTTTCGCCGGCGGTCGCGACGATGGTCATCACCACGTTCTTCATGGGCGAAATCCTTGAGGCGGTCGAGCGCGAACACTACCCCCACGACCGACCGGGCAAGGATTTGCCCCTAGCCCAAGAAATCTATGTCGGCATTCGATTCCTTGTCGTTTTGGTGGCGCTCAACCTCGTCATGCTGGTGCCCTATGTGTTCCTAGCCCTAATCTTCGGCATCGGTTTCTTGGTTTACTTTGTCCTCAACGGCTACCTTATGGGCCGAGAGTATTTCGAGGCCGTCGCGCACCGCTACAGCGACATCGCTTCGGCCAAGGCGCTGCGCCGCCGGGAACGGGGTCGTATTCTGATGGCAGGGATCGTGATCGCCGTTCTGTTTACGATTCCGATCGTCAATTTTTTCGCGGCGATCATCGCACCGGTGGCGATGATCCATGTGTTCAAGGGGTTACGCGCCGGTTAG
- a CDS encoding adenosine kinase, which translates to MPSATLDAVCIGNAIVDVFSATEPDFLTRHELVPGSMNLIDESRAEMLYGEMGPGREMSGGSAGNTAAGIASLGGSCGFIGKVHDDELGKVFTHDMRAAGVEFTTSHLVAGPATARCLVLVTPDAQRTMNTYLGACVELGPDDLDEDQIARAQVTYMEGYLWDPPLAKDAFRRAIEVAHGAGRKTALTLSDSFCVDRYRREFLQLLEGDIDILFANEDELKSLYQVDDFDDALQRVQGHCEIAALTRSEKGSVIVRGNEIHIVDASPVERVVDTTGAGDLYASGFLYGLARGYDLKTCGTIAGLAAAEIISHYGARPETALKKLVDAQLKT; encoded by the coding sequence CTGCCCTCTGCCACGCTTGATGCCGTTTGTATCGGCAATGCCATCGTCGACGTTTTCAGCGCGACCGAACCCGATTTTTTAACTCGGCATGAACTGGTGCCGGGATCGATGAACTTGATCGACGAATCCCGCGCCGAGATGCTGTACGGCGAGATGGGGCCGGGCCGGGAGATGTCCGGCGGCTCTGCCGGGAACACAGCCGCCGGAATCGCTTCGCTCGGCGGTTCGTGCGGCTTCATCGGCAAAGTGCACGACGACGAACTAGGTAAGGTCTTTACCCACGATATGCGCGCGGCGGGGGTCGAGTTCACCACCTCCCATTTGGTTGCCGGCCCCGCTACCGCGCGCTGCCTCGTGTTAGTCACGCCCGATGCCCAGCGGACGATGAATACGTACCTTGGGGCCTGCGTCGAACTGGGCCCCGACGACCTCGACGAAGACCAAATTGCCCGCGCCCAAGTCACCTACATGGAAGGGTATCTTTGGGATCCGCCACTCGCCAAGGATGCTTTTCGCCGAGCGATCGAGGTCGCCCATGGCGCCGGGCGCAAGACAGCTCTGACGTTATCCGATTCATTCTGCGTCGATCGGTATCGCCGGGAGTTCTTGCAGCTCTTGGAGGGCGACATCGATATTCTGTTCGCCAACGAAGACGAATTGAAATCGCTCTATCAGGTCGACGATTTCGACGACGCTTTGCAGCGCGTCCAGGGCCATTGCGAAATCGCCGCGTTGACGCGGAGCGAAAAGGGGTCGGTGATCGTGCGCGGCAACGAGATCCACATCGTCGATGCGAGCCCGGTCGAGCGCGTGGTCGACACGACCGGCGCCGGCGATCTCTATGCGTCGGGATTTCTTTACGGTCTCGCCCGCGGCTACGACCTCAAGACCTGCGGCACCATCGCCGGTCTTGCGGCAGCCGAGATCATTTCCCACTACGGCGCGCGGCCCGAGACCGCGCTCAAGAAGCTGGTGGATGCACAGCTCAAGACATAG
- a CDS encoding adenylate/guanylate cyclase domain-containing protein → MARARLIAGIILYIYVATHLINHALGIVSLEAMEVGRDVFLALWRNAVGTTVLYGAILTHVVLVLWSIYRRRTLRMPTREALQITFGLFIPALLLEHIVGTRVMHQIAEVNDTYGNVLSVLWVSQPEKGALQSIALLLAWTHGSMGLFFWLRLKPWFAIAAPWLLGAAVLLPVLSLIGFVDGGRELTRLLEDEAFVDQLLQTINPPDEAATAQAFAILNWGYVVYGTMLGLVVVGRIARWIVQQRSYMVTITYPDGRKIAMEPGATILDASRRLGVPHASVCGGRGRCSTCRVHISAGRESLPAPSAEETRVLMRVGASDATRLACQLRPTHDVAVTPLLAADATARDGHRKSAISQGAEREVAILFADIRSFTAFSEKKLPYDVVFVLNQYFRTMGGAVENAGGQLDKFIGDGVMALFGIESDAAAGCRSALEAARRMAIGLKELNENLKNDLPEPLRIGIGIHVGSVIVGDMGYAATRSVTAIGDAVNTASRLEAMNKEYASQLVVSGDVAERAKLDLSGQRHESVAVRGRDEPLRVFILDDASVLQTLETV, encoded by the coding sequence ATGGCCCGCGCGCGCCTTATTGCGGGAATCATTCTCTATATCTATGTCGCGACGCATCTGATCAATCACGCTTTGGGCATCGTTTCGCTCGAGGCGATGGAGGTGGGGCGCGACGTGTTTCTTGCGCTTTGGCGCAATGCCGTCGGCACCACGGTCCTGTACGGCGCCATTCTGACCCACGTCGTTCTCGTCCTATGGTCGATCTACCGGCGGCGCACGTTGCGAATGCCCACCCGCGAGGCGCTGCAAATCACCTTTGGATTGTTCATCCCCGCCCTATTGCTGGAGCACATCGTCGGCACCCGCGTTATGCATCAGATCGCCGAGGTCAACGATACCTACGGAAATGTTCTCTCGGTCTTGTGGGTCAGCCAACCCGAGAAAGGCGCCCTGCAGTCGATCGCGTTGCTCTTAGCCTGGACCCACGGCTCGATGGGCCTCTTTTTTTGGCTGCGCCTGAAACCTTGGTTCGCCATTGCCGCGCCGTGGCTGCTGGGTGCCGCGGTATTACTGCCGGTGCTGTCCCTGATCGGATTCGTCGACGGCGGCCGCGAACTCACCCGGCTGCTGGAGGACGAGGCGTTCGTCGATCAACTCCTCCAAACGATCAACCCACCGGACGAGGCCGCCACTGCGCAGGCCTTCGCTATCCTCAACTGGGGCTACGTCGTTTACGGCACCATGCTTGGTCTGGTGGTTGTCGGCCGGATCGCCAGATGGATCGTGCAGCAACGGTCATACATGGTGACGATCACATATCCGGACGGTCGGAAGATTGCGATGGAACCGGGTGCAACAATTCTCGACGCAAGCCGTCGGCTCGGCGTGCCGCACGCGTCTGTCTGCGGCGGCCGCGGTCGTTGTTCGACCTGCCGCGTCCATATCAGTGCGGGCCGCGAGTCCCTGCCGGCACCCTCGGCGGAGGAAACGCGGGTCCTGATGCGGGTCGGCGCCTCCGACGCAACCCGGCTGGCTTGCCAACTCAGGCCCACCCACGACGTCGCTGTGACGCCGCTATTGGCGGCCGACGCCACGGCGCGCGACGGGCACCGCAAATCGGCGATCAGCCAAGGCGCCGAGAGGGAGGTCGCGATCCTGTTTGCCGATATCCGCTCGTTCACCGCATTTTCCGAGAAGAAACTGCCCTACGACGTGGTCTTCGTCCTCAACCAGTATTTCCGCACCATGGGCGGCGCGGTCGAGAACGCGGGCGGACAACTCGACAAATTCATCGGCGACGGGGTGATGGCCCTGTTCGGGATCGAGAGCGACGCGGCGGCCGGGTGCCGATCGGCGCTGGAGGCGGCGCGGCGGATGGCTATCGGGCTCAAGGAACTCAACGAAAACCTCAAGAACGACCTGCCAGAACCGTTGCGGATCGGCATCGGCATCCATGTCGGCAGCGTGATTGTGGGCGACATGGGCTATGCCGCGACCCGTTCGGTCACCGCCATCGGCGATGCGGTGAACACCGCAAGCCGGCTGGAAGCGATGAACAAAGAATACGCCTCCCAGTTGGTGGTCAGCGGCGACGTCGCGGAGCGGGCCAAGCTCGACCTGTCGGGCCAGCGCCACGAAAGCGTCGCGGTGCGTGGGCGCGACGAGCCTTTGCGGGTGTTCATTCTCGACGATGCGTCGGTGCTGCAAACCCTTGAGACGGTTTAG
- a CDS encoding glutathione S-transferase family protein produces MKLYGTPLSPYFCRVWFAALVKGVALDLEIGPPDVLSDPNRARSPLGKIPFIEDGDLLLYESEVIVEYLEDKHPAPSLLPGDPAARAQARLIARLVDLYLLAPVHALVPQIRTAQRDADMVAAHLARVGAGLKHLDEAIDPAPWCRGSAPTLADCALAPALWYLPNILRHFSEADLRRGYRALTPYWDFVQSAPLFAAAFAEMAQARDAFRQTLVAKYGDKA; encoded by the coding sequence ATGAAGCTCTACGGGACGCCGCTGTCGCCGTATTTCTGCCGGGTGTGGTTTGCTGCCCTGGTTAAGGGCGTTGCGCTCGACCTCGAAATCGGTCCACCCGATGTTCTCTCCGATCCCAACCGCGCACGCAGCCCGCTTGGAAAAATCCCGTTCATTGAGGATGGCGATCTGCTGCTCTACGAATCCGAAGTGATCGTGGAGTACCTGGAAGACAAGCATCCCGCGCCGTCTCTCTTGCCCGGCGATCCGGCGGCGCGGGCGCAGGCGCGGTTGATTGCCCGGTTGGTCGATCTCTACCTCCTGGCCCCGGTCCACGCCCTAGTGCCGCAGATCCGCACGGCGCAACGCGATGCCGATATGGTTGCCGCGCACCTGGCGCGTGTCGGTGCGGGGCTAAAACATCTCGACGAGGCGATTGACCCGGCGCCGTGGTGCCGCGGTTCGGCGCCGACGCTGGCCGACTGCGCGCTCGCGCCGGCGCTATGGTACCTGCCCAATATCCTGCGGCATTTCTCGGAGGCTGACCTGCGCCGCGGCTACCGTGCCCTTACGCCCTATTGGGATTTCGTCCAAAGCGCACCGCTGTTTGCGGCGGCATTCGCCGAGATGGCGCAGGCGCGCGACGCTTTCCGCCAAACCCTCGTGGCCAAGTACGGCGACAAAGCCTGA
- a CDS encoding HIT domain-containing protein — protein MSYDNGNVFAKILRGELPCSKVYEDDHVLAFNDIAPQSTVHVLVIPKGAYVSMDDFSSRADDAAFAAFFRAVGNIARELGVDATGYRMIANHGPDSHQLVPHFHVHILGGESLGTGLVNKAS, from the coding sequence ATGAGCTACGACAACGGGAACGTGTTCGCAAAAATTCTACGCGGCGAACTACCCTGTTCGAAGGTCTACGAGGATGATCATGTCCTTGCCTTCAACGATATCGCGCCGCAATCGACGGTCCATGTTTTGGTCATTCCTAAGGGCGCCTACGTATCGATGGACGACTTCTCGAGCCGCGCGGACGACGCCGCGTTCGCCGCATTCTTCCGCGCCGTCGGCAACATCGCGCGCGAGCTCGGCGTCGACGCGACGGGCTACCGGATGATCGCCAACCATGGCCCGGATTCCCATCAACTCGTGCCGCACTTCCATGTCCATATCCTAGGCGGCGAGTCCCTCGGGACCGGCTTGGTCAACAAAGCGAGCTAG
- a CDS encoding phosphoribosyl-ATP diphosphatase: MNDNNHSSAVIERVFAVIESRRHADPKESYVAKMFARGRKKIAEKVGEEAVETVIAAVDKDRGEVIAESTDLLFAMMVLWAQMDVRPEHVFAELARREGTSGLAEKAARKDKTID; encoded by the coding sequence ATGAACGACAACAATCACAGTAGCGCTGTCATCGAGCGGGTCTTCGCGGTCATCGAATCGCGCCGCCATGCCGACCCAAAAGAATCCTACGTCGCCAAGATGTTCGCGCGGGGCCGCAAAAAGATCGCTGAAAAAGTCGGCGAGGAGGCGGTCGAAACCGTGATCGCCGCCGTCGATAAGGATCGCGGCGAGGTCATTGCAGAAAGCACCGATCTCCTGTTCGCGATGATGGTGTTGTGGGCACAGATGGATGTACGCCCCGAGCACGTCTTTGCCGAGTTGGCGCGGCGCGAGGGCACATCGGGCTTGGCCGAGAAGGCCGCGCGCAAGGACAAGACGATCGACTAG
- a CDS encoding GNAT family N-acetyltransferase → MNEVTERPANEGDAPCMTALMKAAYGVYVPRLGKSIPPLDADYAEELHHCDAWVLEAEARLCGALFLSPQPDHMLLVNVAVDPASQGRGLGRRLIEKAEDEARKRGYTEIRLFTHAEMSENIALYTRLGWLEYERREEAGVPRVFMRKFLT, encoded by the coding sequence ATGAACGAGGTTACCGAGCGTCCCGCAAACGAGGGCGACGCACCCTGCATGACAGCGCTGATGAAAGCGGCCTACGGCGTCTATGTGCCCCGCCTCGGTAAATCGATCCCGCCGCTCGACGCGGACTATGCCGAGGAACTGCATCACTGCGATGCCTGGGTGCTTGAAGCGGAGGCCCGCCTTTGTGGCGCGCTGTTTCTGTCGCCCCAACCAGATCATATGCTGTTGGTGAATGTCGCGGTGGATCCGGCCAGCCAAGGTCGTGGCCTGGGGCGCCGGTTGATCGAAAAGGCGGAAGACGAAGCCCGTAAGCGGGGCTATACCGAAATCCGCCTTTTCACGCATGCCGAGATGTCCGAAAACATTGCTCTCTACACGCGTCTCGGTTGGCTTGAGTACGAACGTCGTGAGGAGGCTGGGGTTCCGCGCGTCTTTATGAGAAAGTTTCTGACATGA
- a CDS encoding DMT family transporter has product MTDLGARARQEPRVGVPVLWGVLAALAAVAIWGGWIVATRFGVTGAFSPVEVALMRTVPPAIVLLPVLVRLPWRRIRPSHAAVMIAGAGAPYFLVVSTGTQFAPVADVGALLPGTMPLFAALLAFLLLGERLGRWRQIGFALIVLGGLAVGSASLFTGDPGEWRGHILFLCGAALWAAYTLAMRQSGLGAWQATALVSAGSLVVMVPIALLDGGVRFDASWRDIAIQIAAQGIGSGLVAMAAFGVAVRRLGASNAAAFSALVPVLATLIAVPALGELPGPVTWIGVGAVCCGVALASGVLRRRIPGLS; this is encoded by the coding sequence GTGACTGACCTGGGCGCACGGGCCCGGCAAGAACCGCGCGTCGGGGTACCGGTTCTCTGGGGCGTTCTCGCGGCGCTCGCCGCGGTAGCCATATGGGGTGGTTGGATTGTTGCCACGCGCTTCGGCGTGACGGGCGCGTTCTCCCCTGTCGAAGTCGCCCTGATGCGGACCGTCCCGCCCGCGATCGTCTTGCTGCCGGTACTGGTGCGGTTGCCGTGGCGACGGATTCGCCCCAGCCATGCCGCAGTGATGATCGCCGGCGCCGGCGCACCCTATTTTTTGGTGGTCAGCACCGGTACCCAGTTTGCGCCGGTCGCCGATGTCGGTGCGCTGTTGCCCGGTACGATGCCGTTGTTCGCGGCCTTGTTGGCGTTCCTGCTTCTGGGCGAACGGTTGGGCCGGTGGCGGCAGATCGGCTTTGCGCTAATCGTTCTGGGCGGCCTCGCGGTCGGCAGTGCCAGTCTGTTTACCGGCGATCCTGGAGAATGGCGTGGGCACATCCTGTTCCTGTGCGGCGCCGCGCTGTGGGCCGCCTATACCCTAGCGATGCGGCAATCCGGTTTGGGCGCCTGGCAGGCGACGGCGTTGGTTAGTGCGGGGTCTTTGGTTGTCATGGTGCCGATTGCGCTGCTGGACGGTGGGGTGCGGTTCGACGCGTCGTGGCGGGATATCGCGATCCAAATCGCGGCCCAGGGAATTGGTTCAGGGCTCGTCGCGATGGCCGCGTTCGGCGTCGCGGTGCGGCGGCTGGGGGCCTCGAATGCCGCGGCTTTCAGTGCGCTGGTGCCGGTCCTGGCCACCCTGATCGCTGTCCCCGCACTCGGCGAATTGCCGGGACCTGTCACGTGGATCGGGGTCGGTGCGGTATGCTGCGGGGTCGCTCTCGCGAGCGGCGTCCTGCGGCGTCGAATCCCGGGTCTGTCCTGA
- the hisF gene encoding imidazole glycerol phosphate synthase subunit HisF — MLKARVIPCLDVKDGRVVKGVNFVDLRDAGDPVEQARLYDAQGADELCFLDITASHENRDTIFDVVARTAEQCFMPLTVGGGVRTLDDIRKLLLAGADKVSINTAAVNDPDFVRRAAEKFGSQCIVVAIDAKLNPGSAAGRNWQFEVFTHGGRNATGIDAVAWAQRMAEFGAGEILLTSMDRDGTKQGFDIPLTRAIADAVTIPVIASGGVGTLDHLVAGVRDGHATAVLAASIFHFGEYSIAQAKAYMKQAGVPVRD; from the coding sequence ATGCTCAAAGCGCGCGTCATTCCGTGCCTGGACGTCAAGGACGGGCGCGTCGTCAAGGGCGTCAACTTTGTCGATCTGCGCGATGCCGGCGATCCGGTGGAGCAGGCGCGCCTCTACGACGCCCAGGGTGCCGACGAACTGTGTTTCCTCGACATCACCGCGAGCCACGAGAATCGCGACACGATCTTCGACGTCGTTGCCCGCACCGCCGAGCAGTGCTTCATGCCGCTTACGGTCGGCGGCGGCGTCCGAACCCTGGACGACATCCGCAAACTTCTGTTGGCGGGGGCGGACAAAGTCTCGATCAATACCGCGGCGGTGAACGATCCCGATTTCGTGCGCCGCGCGGCGGAGAAGTTCGGCAGTCAATGCATCGTCGTGGCGATCGACGCCAAGCTGAACCCCGGATCGGCGGCAGGGCGCAACTGGCAGTTCGAAGTGTTTACCCACGGCGGGCGTAACGCCACCGGCATCGACGCCGTTGCCTGGGCCCAGCGTATGGCCGAGTTCGGCGCCGGCGAAATATTGCTGACCTCGATGGACCGCGATGGGACCAAGCAAGGCTTCGACATCCCGCTCACCCGTGCCATTGCCGATGCCGTGACGATTCCGGTGATTGCCTCGGGCGGGGTCGGGACTCTCGACCACCTCGTGGCCGGCGTTCGGGACGGCCACGCGACGGCGGTGTTGGCGGCGTCGATCTTTCATTTCGGAGAATACTCCATCGCCCAAGCCAAGGCGTACATGAAACAGGCGGGCGTTCCGGTCCGTGACTGA